In Drosophila simulans strain w501 chromosome X, Prin_Dsim_3.1, whole genome shotgun sequence, one DNA window encodes the following:
- the LOC6725069 gene encoding fasciclin-2 isoform X1, with protein sequence MGELPTNSVGVFLALLLCSCSLIELTRAQSPILEIYPKQEVQRKPVGKPLILTCRPTVPEPSLVADLQWKDNRNNTILPKPNYDPLYDSKGNRKKENGRNQAPMYTETLPGENLALMITSLSVEMGGKYYCTASYANTEILEKGVTIKTYVAITWTNAPENQYPTLGQDYVVMCEVKADPNPTIDWLRNGDPIRTTNDKYVVQTNGLLIRNVQESDEGIYTCRAAVIETGELLERTIRVEVFIQPEIVSLPTNLEAVEGKPFAANCTARGKPVPEISWIRDATQLNVATADRFQVNPQTGLVTISSVSQDDYGTYTCLAKNRAGVVDQKTKLNVLVRPQIYELYNVTGARTKEIAITCRAKGRPAPAITFRRWGTQEEYTNGQQDDDPRIILEPNFDEERGESTGTLRIANAERSDDGLYQCIARNKGADAYKTGHITVEFAPDFSHMKELPPVFSWEQRKANLSCLAMGIPNATIEWHWNGRKIKDLYDTNLKIVGTGPRSDLIVHPVTRQYYSGYKCIATNIHGTAEHDMQLKEARVPDFVSEAKPSQLTATTMTFDIRGPSTELGLPILAYSVQYKEALNPDWSTAYNRSWSPDSPYIVEGLRPQTEYSFRFAARNQVGLGNWGVNQQQSTPRRSAPEEPKPLHNPVQHDKEEPVVVSPYSDHFELRWGVPADNGEPIDRYQIKYCPGVKISGTWTELENSCNTVEVMETTSFEMTQLVGNTYYRIELKAHNAIGYSSPASIIMKTTRGIDVIQVAERQVFSSAAIVGIALGGVLLLLFVVDLLCCITVHMGVMATMCRKAKRSPSEIDDEAKLGSLYGWRFPLPYCSGQLVKEPPPSPLPLPPPVKLGGSPMSTPLDEKEPLRTPTGSIKQNSTIEFDGRFVHSRSGEIIGKNSAV encoded by the exons AACTGACCCGTGCGCAGTCCCCCATCCTGGAGATTTATCCCAAACAAGAAGTCCAGCGCAAGCCAGTGGGCAAGCCCCTGATCCTCACCTGCCGGCCCACAGTTCCCGAGCCGTCCCTGGTCGCCGATCTGCAATGGAAGGACAACCGGAACAACACCATTCTGCCCAAGCC GAATTACGATCCACTGTATGATTCCAAGGGCAATAGAAAGAAAGA GAATGGACGCAACCAGGCGCCGATGTACACGGAAACGCTGCCCGGCGAAAATTTGGCCCTGATGATTACCTCGCTGTCGGTGGAAATGGGCGGCAAGTACTACTGCACCGCCTCCTATGCAAATACGGAGATCCTCGAGAAGGGCGTCACAATTAAAACTTACG TGGCCATTACCTGGACAAATGCACCGGAGAATCAGTACCCCACTCTTGGCCAAGACTATGTGGTAATGTGCGAGGTAAAGGCCGATCCCAATCCAACAATCGACTGGCTGCGCAACGGAGACCCG ATCCGCACGACCAACGACAAGTACGTGGTGCAAACCAACGGCCTGCTCATCCGAAATGTCCAGGAAAGCGACGAAGGCATCTACACTTGCCGTGCAGCCGTTATCGAAACTGGTGAGCTACTGGAACGCACCATTCGCGTGGAGGTCTTCATTCAGCCGGAGATCGTATCGCTTCCCACCAATCTGGAGGCCGTCGAGGGCAAGCCATTTGCAGCCAACTGCACAGCAAGAGGCAAACCAGTTCCGGAGATCAGTTGGATTCGCGATGCCACACAACTGAACGTGGCGACCGCCGATCGCTTCCAAGTGAATCCCCAAACTGGCCTGGTTACCATCAGCTCCGTTAGCCAGGATGATTACGGCACATACACATGCTTGGCCAAGAATAGGGCCGGTGTAGTGGATCAGAAGACCAAGCTGAATGTTTTGGTGCGTCCGCAGATCTATGAGTTGTACAATGTGACCGGGGCCAGGACCAAGGAGATTGCCATAACCTGCCGTGCCAAGGGACGTCCGGCACCGGCGATTACCTTCCGTCGTTGGGGAACACAGGAGGAGTACACGAACGGGCAGCAGGATGACGATCCTCGCATCATTTTGGAGCCGAATTTCGATGAGGAGCGCGGCGAGAGCACCGGCACCCTTCGCATCGCCAATGCCGAGCGTTCCGACGATGGACTGTACCAGTGTATTGCCCGGAACAAGGGAGCCGATGCCTACAAGACCGGACACATTACCGTTGAATTTGCTCCGGACTTTAGCCACATGAAGGAACTGCCTCCGGTTTTCTCGTGGGAGCAGCGCAAGGCGAATCTCAGCTGCTTGGCCATGGGCATCCCCAATGCCACAATCGAATGGCACTGGAATGGTCGCAAGATCAAGGATCTGTACGACACCAATCTAAAGATTGTCGGCACTGGACCCCGCAGCGATTTGATTGTGCACCCCGTAACGAGGCAGTATTACTCAGGATACAAGTGCATTGCGACTAACATCCATGGAACCGCCGAACATGATATGCAGCTGAAGGAGGCACGTGTCCCTGATTTTGTGTCCGAAGCCAAGCCAAGTCAACTGACCGCCACCACGATGACCTTCGACATTCGGGGTCCATCAACCGAACTGGGCCTGCCTATTCTGGCGTACAGTGTGCAGTACAAGGAGGCCCTAAATCCGGACTGGTCGACGGCCTATAACCGCAGTTGGTCACCAGATTCGCCGTACATTGTGGAGGGACTGCGACCACAGACGGAGTACAGCTTCCGATTCGCCGCCCGCAATCAGGTGGGATTGGGAAATTGGGGCGTCAATCAGCAGCAGTCGACACCACGACGATCGGCTCCGGAGGAGCCCAAGCCACTGCATAATCCCGTCCAGCACGACAAGGAGGAACCGGTGGTCGTGTCACCCTATTCTGATCATTTCGAGCTACGCTGGGGCGTGCCCGCCGACAACGGAGAGCCTATTGATAGGTACCAGATCAAATACTGTCCG GGCGTTAAGATCAGCGGCACATGGACGGAACTGGAGAACTCCTGCAACACCGTTGAGGTGATGGAGACCACATCCTTTGAGATGACCCAGCTGGTGGGCAACACCTACTATCGCATCGAACTGAAGGCGCACAACGCCATCGGCTATTCCTCGCCTGCTTCCATTATCATGAAGACGACACGAG GAATTGACGTCATCCAGGTGGCTGAGCGACAGGTCTTCTCCTCGGCGGCCATCGTGGGCATCGCACTCGGCGGagtcctcctgctcctgttcgtGGTCGACCTCCTCTGCTGCATCACCGTCCACATGGGCGTCATGGCCACGATGTGCCGCAAGGCCAAGCGATCGCCCTCCGAAATCGACGACGAGGCCAAGCTGGGCAG TCTTTACGGTTGGCGTTTTCCGCTACCTTATTGCAGTGGCCAGCTGGTAAAGGAGCCACCGCCGTCGCCGTTGCCACTGCCGCCGCCCGTCAAACTGGGCGGTTCGCCCATGAGCACGCCATT GGACGAGAAGGAGCCGCTCCGCACGCCAACAGGCAGCATCAAACAGAACTCGACCATCGAGTTCGACGGGCGATTCGTGCACTCACGCAGTGGCGAGATAATCGGGAAGAACTCGGCGGTGTAA
- the LOC6725069 gene encoding fasciclin-2 isoform X7, with amino-acid sequence MGELPTNSVGVFLALLLCSCSLIELTRAQSPILEIYPKQEVQRKPVGKPLILTCRPTVPEPSLVADLQWKDNRNNTILPKPNGRNQAPMYTETLPGENLALMITSLSVEMGGKYYCTASYANTEILEKGVTIKTYVAITWTNAPENQYPTLGQDYVVMCEVKADPNPTIDWLRNGDPIRTTNDKYVVQTNGLLIRNVQESDEGIYTCRAAVIETGELLERTIRVEVFIQPEIVSLPTNLEAVEGKPFAANCTARGKPVPEISWIRDATQLNVATADRFQVNPQTGLVTISSVSQDDYGTYTCLAKNRAGVVDQKTKLNVLVRPQIYELYNVTGARTKEIAITCRAKGRPAPAITFRRWGTQEEYTNGQQDDDPRIILEPNFDEERGESTGTLRIANAERSDDGLYQCIARNKGADAYKTGHITVEFAPDFSHMKELPPVFSWEQRKANLSCLAMGIPNATIEWHWNGRKIKDLYDTNLKIVGTGPRSDLIVHPVTRQYYSGYKCIATNIHGTAEHDMQLKEARVPDFVSEAKPSQLTATTMTFDIRGPSTELGLPILAYSVQYKEALNPDWSTAYNRSWSPDSPYIVEGLRPQTEYSFRFAARNQVGLGNWGVNQQQSTPRRSAPEEPKPLHNPVQHDKEEPVVVSPYSDHFELRWGVPADNGEPIDRYQIKYCPGVKISGTWTELENSCNTVEVMETTSFEMTQLVGNTYYRIELKAHNAIGYSSPASIIMKTTRGIDVIQVAERQVFSSAAIVGIALGGVLLLLFVVDLLCCITVHMGVMATMCRKAKRSPSEIDDEAKLGRDEKEPLRTPTGSIKQNSTIEFDGRFVHSRSGEIIGKNSAV; translated from the exons AACTGACCCGTGCGCAGTCCCCCATCCTGGAGATTTATCCCAAACAAGAAGTCCAGCGCAAGCCAGTGGGCAAGCCCCTGATCCTCACCTGCCGGCCCACAGTTCCCGAGCCGTCCCTGGTCGCCGATCTGCAATGGAAGGACAACCGGAACAACACCATTCTGCCCAAGCC GAATGGACGCAACCAGGCGCCGATGTACACGGAAACGCTGCCCGGCGAAAATTTGGCCCTGATGATTACCTCGCTGTCGGTGGAAATGGGCGGCAAGTACTACTGCACCGCCTCCTATGCAAATACGGAGATCCTCGAGAAGGGCGTCACAATTAAAACTTACG TGGCCATTACCTGGACAAATGCACCGGAGAATCAGTACCCCACTCTTGGCCAAGACTATGTGGTAATGTGCGAGGTAAAGGCCGATCCCAATCCAACAATCGACTGGCTGCGCAACGGAGACCCG ATCCGCACGACCAACGACAAGTACGTGGTGCAAACCAACGGCCTGCTCATCCGAAATGTCCAGGAAAGCGACGAAGGCATCTACACTTGCCGTGCAGCCGTTATCGAAACTGGTGAGCTACTGGAACGCACCATTCGCGTGGAGGTCTTCATTCAGCCGGAGATCGTATCGCTTCCCACCAATCTGGAGGCCGTCGAGGGCAAGCCATTTGCAGCCAACTGCACAGCAAGAGGCAAACCAGTTCCGGAGATCAGTTGGATTCGCGATGCCACACAACTGAACGTGGCGACCGCCGATCGCTTCCAAGTGAATCCCCAAACTGGCCTGGTTACCATCAGCTCCGTTAGCCAGGATGATTACGGCACATACACATGCTTGGCCAAGAATAGGGCCGGTGTAGTGGATCAGAAGACCAAGCTGAATGTTTTGGTGCGTCCGCAGATCTATGAGTTGTACAATGTGACCGGGGCCAGGACCAAGGAGATTGCCATAACCTGCCGTGCCAAGGGACGTCCGGCACCGGCGATTACCTTCCGTCGTTGGGGAACACAGGAGGAGTACACGAACGGGCAGCAGGATGACGATCCTCGCATCATTTTGGAGCCGAATTTCGATGAGGAGCGCGGCGAGAGCACCGGCACCCTTCGCATCGCCAATGCCGAGCGTTCCGACGATGGACTGTACCAGTGTATTGCCCGGAACAAGGGAGCCGATGCCTACAAGACCGGACACATTACCGTTGAATTTGCTCCGGACTTTAGCCACATGAAGGAACTGCCTCCGGTTTTCTCGTGGGAGCAGCGCAAGGCGAATCTCAGCTGCTTGGCCATGGGCATCCCCAATGCCACAATCGAATGGCACTGGAATGGTCGCAAGATCAAGGATCTGTACGACACCAATCTAAAGATTGTCGGCACTGGACCCCGCAGCGATTTGATTGTGCACCCCGTAACGAGGCAGTATTACTCAGGATACAAGTGCATTGCGACTAACATCCATGGAACCGCCGAACATGATATGCAGCTGAAGGAGGCACGTGTCCCTGATTTTGTGTCCGAAGCCAAGCCAAGTCAACTGACCGCCACCACGATGACCTTCGACATTCGGGGTCCATCAACCGAACTGGGCCTGCCTATTCTGGCGTACAGTGTGCAGTACAAGGAGGCCCTAAATCCGGACTGGTCGACGGCCTATAACCGCAGTTGGTCACCAGATTCGCCGTACATTGTGGAGGGACTGCGACCACAGACGGAGTACAGCTTCCGATTCGCCGCCCGCAATCAGGTGGGATTGGGAAATTGGGGCGTCAATCAGCAGCAGTCGACACCACGACGATCGGCTCCGGAGGAGCCCAAGCCACTGCATAATCCCGTCCAGCACGACAAGGAGGAACCGGTGGTCGTGTCACCCTATTCTGATCATTTCGAGCTACGCTGGGGCGTGCCCGCCGACAACGGAGAGCCTATTGATAGGTACCAGATCAAATACTGTCCG GGCGTTAAGATCAGCGGCACATGGACGGAACTGGAGAACTCCTGCAACACCGTTGAGGTGATGGAGACCACATCCTTTGAGATGACCCAGCTGGTGGGCAACACCTACTATCGCATCGAACTGAAGGCGCACAACGCCATCGGCTATTCCTCGCCTGCTTCCATTATCATGAAGACGACACGAG GAATTGACGTCATCCAGGTGGCTGAGCGACAGGTCTTCTCCTCGGCGGCCATCGTGGGCATCGCACTCGGCGGagtcctcctgctcctgttcgtGGTCGACCTCCTCTGCTGCATCACCGTCCACATGGGCGTCATGGCCACGATGTGCCGCAAGGCCAAGCGATCGCCCTCCGAAATCGACGACGAGGCCAAGCTGGGCAG GGACGAGAAGGAGCCGCTCCGCACGCCAACAGGCAGCATCAAACAGAACTCGACCATCGAGTTCGACGGGCGATTCGTGCACTCACGCAGTGGCGAGATAATCGGGAAGAACTCGGCGGTGTAA
- the LOC6725069 gene encoding fasciclin-2 isoform X4: protein MGELPTNSVGVFLALLLCSCSLIELTRAQSPILEIYPKQEVQRKPVGKPLILTCRPTVPEPSLVADLQWKDNRNNTILPKPNGRNQAPMYTETLPGENLALMITSLSVEMGGKYYCTASYANTEILEKGVTIKTYVAITWTNAPENQYPTLGQDYVVMCEVKADPNPTIDWLRNGDPIRTTNDKYVVQTNGLLIRNVQESDEGIYTCRAAVIETGELLERTIRVEVFIQPEIVSLPTNLEAVEGKPFAANCTARGKPVPEISWIRDATQLNVATADRFQVNPQTGLVTISSVSQDDYGTYTCLAKNRAGVVDQKTKLNVLVRPQIYELYNVTGARTKEIAITCRAKGRPAPAITFRRWGTQEEYTNGQQDDDPRIILEPNFDEERGESTGTLRIANAERSDDGLYQCIARNKGADAYKTGHITVEFAPDFSHMKELPPVFSWEQRKANLSCLAMGIPNATIEWHWNGRKIKDLYDTNLKIVGTGPRSDLIVHPVTRQYYSGYKCIATNIHGTAEHDMQLKEARVPDFVSEAKPSQLTATTMTFDIRGPSTELGLPILAYSVQYKEALNPDWSTAYNRSWSPDSPYIVEGLRPQTEYSFRFAARNQVGLGNWGVNQQQSTPRRSAPEEPKPLHNPVQHDKEEPVVVSPYSDHFELRWGVPADNGEPIDRYQIKYCPGVKISGTWTELENSCNTVEVMETTSFEMTQLVGNTYYRIELKAHNAIGYSSPASIIMKTTRGIDVIQVAERQVFSSAAIVGIALGGVLLLLFVVDLLCCITVHMGVMATMCRKAKRSPSEIDDEAKLGSGQLVKEPPPSPLPLPPPVKLGGSPMSTPLDEKEPLRTPTGSIKQNSTIEFDGRFVHSRSGEIIGKNSAV, encoded by the exons AACTGACCCGTGCGCAGTCCCCCATCCTGGAGATTTATCCCAAACAAGAAGTCCAGCGCAAGCCAGTGGGCAAGCCCCTGATCCTCACCTGCCGGCCCACAGTTCCCGAGCCGTCCCTGGTCGCCGATCTGCAATGGAAGGACAACCGGAACAACACCATTCTGCCCAAGCC GAATGGACGCAACCAGGCGCCGATGTACACGGAAACGCTGCCCGGCGAAAATTTGGCCCTGATGATTACCTCGCTGTCGGTGGAAATGGGCGGCAAGTACTACTGCACCGCCTCCTATGCAAATACGGAGATCCTCGAGAAGGGCGTCACAATTAAAACTTACG TGGCCATTACCTGGACAAATGCACCGGAGAATCAGTACCCCACTCTTGGCCAAGACTATGTGGTAATGTGCGAGGTAAAGGCCGATCCCAATCCAACAATCGACTGGCTGCGCAACGGAGACCCG ATCCGCACGACCAACGACAAGTACGTGGTGCAAACCAACGGCCTGCTCATCCGAAATGTCCAGGAAAGCGACGAAGGCATCTACACTTGCCGTGCAGCCGTTATCGAAACTGGTGAGCTACTGGAACGCACCATTCGCGTGGAGGTCTTCATTCAGCCGGAGATCGTATCGCTTCCCACCAATCTGGAGGCCGTCGAGGGCAAGCCATTTGCAGCCAACTGCACAGCAAGAGGCAAACCAGTTCCGGAGATCAGTTGGATTCGCGATGCCACACAACTGAACGTGGCGACCGCCGATCGCTTCCAAGTGAATCCCCAAACTGGCCTGGTTACCATCAGCTCCGTTAGCCAGGATGATTACGGCACATACACATGCTTGGCCAAGAATAGGGCCGGTGTAGTGGATCAGAAGACCAAGCTGAATGTTTTGGTGCGTCCGCAGATCTATGAGTTGTACAATGTGACCGGGGCCAGGACCAAGGAGATTGCCATAACCTGCCGTGCCAAGGGACGTCCGGCACCGGCGATTACCTTCCGTCGTTGGGGAACACAGGAGGAGTACACGAACGGGCAGCAGGATGACGATCCTCGCATCATTTTGGAGCCGAATTTCGATGAGGAGCGCGGCGAGAGCACCGGCACCCTTCGCATCGCCAATGCCGAGCGTTCCGACGATGGACTGTACCAGTGTATTGCCCGGAACAAGGGAGCCGATGCCTACAAGACCGGACACATTACCGTTGAATTTGCTCCGGACTTTAGCCACATGAAGGAACTGCCTCCGGTTTTCTCGTGGGAGCAGCGCAAGGCGAATCTCAGCTGCTTGGCCATGGGCATCCCCAATGCCACAATCGAATGGCACTGGAATGGTCGCAAGATCAAGGATCTGTACGACACCAATCTAAAGATTGTCGGCACTGGACCCCGCAGCGATTTGATTGTGCACCCCGTAACGAGGCAGTATTACTCAGGATACAAGTGCATTGCGACTAACATCCATGGAACCGCCGAACATGATATGCAGCTGAAGGAGGCACGTGTCCCTGATTTTGTGTCCGAAGCCAAGCCAAGTCAACTGACCGCCACCACGATGACCTTCGACATTCGGGGTCCATCAACCGAACTGGGCCTGCCTATTCTGGCGTACAGTGTGCAGTACAAGGAGGCCCTAAATCCGGACTGGTCGACGGCCTATAACCGCAGTTGGTCACCAGATTCGCCGTACATTGTGGAGGGACTGCGACCACAGACGGAGTACAGCTTCCGATTCGCCGCCCGCAATCAGGTGGGATTGGGAAATTGGGGCGTCAATCAGCAGCAGTCGACACCACGACGATCGGCTCCGGAGGAGCCCAAGCCACTGCATAATCCCGTCCAGCACGACAAGGAGGAACCGGTGGTCGTGTCACCCTATTCTGATCATTTCGAGCTACGCTGGGGCGTGCCCGCCGACAACGGAGAGCCTATTGATAGGTACCAGATCAAATACTGTCCG GGCGTTAAGATCAGCGGCACATGGACGGAACTGGAGAACTCCTGCAACACCGTTGAGGTGATGGAGACCACATCCTTTGAGATGACCCAGCTGGTGGGCAACACCTACTATCGCATCGAACTGAAGGCGCACAACGCCATCGGCTATTCCTCGCCTGCTTCCATTATCATGAAGACGACACGAG GAATTGACGTCATCCAGGTGGCTGAGCGACAGGTCTTCTCCTCGGCGGCCATCGTGGGCATCGCACTCGGCGGagtcctcctgctcctgttcgtGGTCGACCTCCTCTGCTGCATCACCGTCCACATGGGCGTCATGGCCACGATGTGCCGCAAGGCCAAGCGATCGCCCTCCGAAATCGACGACGAGGCCAAGCTGGGCAG TGGCCAGCTGGTAAAGGAGCCACCGCCGTCGCCGTTGCCACTGCCGCCGCCCGTCAAACTGGGCGGTTCGCCCATGAGCACGCCATT GGACGAGAAGGAGCCGCTCCGCACGCCAACAGGCAGCATCAAACAGAACTCGACCATCGAGTTCGACGGGCGATTCGTGCACTCACGCAGTGGCGAGATAATCGGGAAGAACTCGGCGGTGTAA
- the LOC6725069 gene encoding fasciclin-2 isoform X5 — MGELPTNSVGVFLALLLCSCSLIELTRAQSPILEIYPKQEVQRKPVGKPLILTCRPTVPEPSLVADLQWKDNRNNTILPKPNYDPLYDSKGNRKKENGRNQAPMYTETLPGENLALMITSLSVEMGGKYYCTASYANTEILEKGVTIKTYVAITWTNAPENQYPTLGQDYVVMCEVKADPNPTIDWLRNGDPIRTTNDKYVVQTNGLLIRNVQESDEGIYTCRAAVIETGELLERTIRVEVFIQPEIVSLPTNLEAVEGKPFAANCTARGKPVPEISWIRDATQLNVATADRFQVNPQTGLVTISSVSQDDYGTYTCLAKNRAGVVDQKTKLNVLVRPQIYELYNVTGARTKEIAITCRAKGRPAPAITFRRWGTQEEYTNGQQDDDPRIILEPNFDEERGESTGTLRIANAERSDDGLYQCIARNKGADAYKTGHITVEFAPDFSHMKELPPVFSWEQRKANLSCLAMGIPNATIEWHWNGRKIKDLYDTNLKIVGTGPRSDLIVHPVTRQYYSGYKCIATNIHGTAEHDMQLKEARVPDFVSEAKPSQLTATTMTFDIRGPSTELGLPILAYSVQYKEALNPDWSTAYNRSWSPDSPYIVEGLRPQTEYSFRFAARNQVGLGNWGVNQQQSTPRRSAPEEPKPLHNPVQHDKEEPVVVSPYSDHFELRWGVPADNGEPIDRYQIKYCPGVKISGTWTELENSCNTVEVMETTSFEMTQLVGNTYYRIELKAHNAIGYSSPASIIMKTTRGIDVIQVAERQVFSSAAIVGIALGGVLLLLFVVDLLCCITVHMGVMATMCRKAKRSPSEIDDEAKLGRDEKEPLRTPTGSIKQNSTIEFDGRFVHSRSGEIIGKNSAV, encoded by the exons AACTGACCCGTGCGCAGTCCCCCATCCTGGAGATTTATCCCAAACAAGAAGTCCAGCGCAAGCCAGTGGGCAAGCCCCTGATCCTCACCTGCCGGCCCACAGTTCCCGAGCCGTCCCTGGTCGCCGATCTGCAATGGAAGGACAACCGGAACAACACCATTCTGCCCAAGCC GAATTACGATCCACTGTATGATTCCAAGGGCAATAGAAAGAAAGA GAATGGACGCAACCAGGCGCCGATGTACACGGAAACGCTGCCCGGCGAAAATTTGGCCCTGATGATTACCTCGCTGTCGGTGGAAATGGGCGGCAAGTACTACTGCACCGCCTCCTATGCAAATACGGAGATCCTCGAGAAGGGCGTCACAATTAAAACTTACG TGGCCATTACCTGGACAAATGCACCGGAGAATCAGTACCCCACTCTTGGCCAAGACTATGTGGTAATGTGCGAGGTAAAGGCCGATCCCAATCCAACAATCGACTGGCTGCGCAACGGAGACCCG ATCCGCACGACCAACGACAAGTACGTGGTGCAAACCAACGGCCTGCTCATCCGAAATGTCCAGGAAAGCGACGAAGGCATCTACACTTGCCGTGCAGCCGTTATCGAAACTGGTGAGCTACTGGAACGCACCATTCGCGTGGAGGTCTTCATTCAGCCGGAGATCGTATCGCTTCCCACCAATCTGGAGGCCGTCGAGGGCAAGCCATTTGCAGCCAACTGCACAGCAAGAGGCAAACCAGTTCCGGAGATCAGTTGGATTCGCGATGCCACACAACTGAACGTGGCGACCGCCGATCGCTTCCAAGTGAATCCCCAAACTGGCCTGGTTACCATCAGCTCCGTTAGCCAGGATGATTACGGCACATACACATGCTTGGCCAAGAATAGGGCCGGTGTAGTGGATCAGAAGACCAAGCTGAATGTTTTGGTGCGTCCGCAGATCTATGAGTTGTACAATGTGACCGGGGCCAGGACCAAGGAGATTGCCATAACCTGCCGTGCCAAGGGACGTCCGGCACCGGCGATTACCTTCCGTCGTTGGGGAACACAGGAGGAGTACACGAACGGGCAGCAGGATGACGATCCTCGCATCATTTTGGAGCCGAATTTCGATGAGGAGCGCGGCGAGAGCACCGGCACCCTTCGCATCGCCAATGCCGAGCGTTCCGACGATGGACTGTACCAGTGTATTGCCCGGAACAAGGGAGCCGATGCCTACAAGACCGGACACATTACCGTTGAATTTGCTCCGGACTTTAGCCACATGAAGGAACTGCCTCCGGTTTTCTCGTGGGAGCAGCGCAAGGCGAATCTCAGCTGCTTGGCCATGGGCATCCCCAATGCCACAATCGAATGGCACTGGAATGGTCGCAAGATCAAGGATCTGTACGACACCAATCTAAAGATTGTCGGCACTGGACCCCGCAGCGATTTGATTGTGCACCCCGTAACGAGGCAGTATTACTCAGGATACAAGTGCATTGCGACTAACATCCATGGAACCGCCGAACATGATATGCAGCTGAAGGAGGCACGTGTCCCTGATTTTGTGTCCGAAGCCAAGCCAAGTCAACTGACCGCCACCACGATGACCTTCGACATTCGGGGTCCATCAACCGAACTGGGCCTGCCTATTCTGGCGTACAGTGTGCAGTACAAGGAGGCCCTAAATCCGGACTGGTCGACGGCCTATAACCGCAGTTGGTCACCAGATTCGCCGTACATTGTGGAGGGACTGCGACCACAGACGGAGTACAGCTTCCGATTCGCCGCCCGCAATCAGGTGGGATTGGGAAATTGGGGCGTCAATCAGCAGCAGTCGACACCACGACGATCGGCTCCGGAGGAGCCCAAGCCACTGCATAATCCCGTCCAGCACGACAAGGAGGAACCGGTGGTCGTGTCACCCTATTCTGATCATTTCGAGCTACGCTGGGGCGTGCCCGCCGACAACGGAGAGCCTATTGATAGGTACCAGATCAAATACTGTCCG GGCGTTAAGATCAGCGGCACATGGACGGAACTGGAGAACTCCTGCAACACCGTTGAGGTGATGGAGACCACATCCTTTGAGATGACCCAGCTGGTGGGCAACACCTACTATCGCATCGAACTGAAGGCGCACAACGCCATCGGCTATTCCTCGCCTGCTTCCATTATCATGAAGACGACACGAG GAATTGACGTCATCCAGGTGGCTGAGCGACAGGTCTTCTCCTCGGCGGCCATCGTGGGCATCGCACTCGGCGGagtcctcctgctcctgttcgtGGTCGACCTCCTCTGCTGCATCACCGTCCACATGGGCGTCATGGCCACGATGTGCCGCAAGGCCAAGCGATCGCCCTCCGAAATCGACGACGAGGCCAAGCTGGGCAG GGACGAGAAGGAGCCGCTCCGCACGCCAACAGGCAGCATCAAACAGAACTCGACCATCGAGTTCGACGGGCGATTCGTGCACTCACGCAGTGGCGAGATAATCGGGAAGAACTCGGCGGTGTAA